From Thermus neutrinimicus, the proteins below share one genomic window:
- a CDS encoding nucleotidyltransferase family protein: MAQEVLGPISKALSQVCRPFGVRRLWVFGSFARGEADEQSDLDLLVEFYPEKVPGLDFFRLEEELARLFGRRVDLHTARSLGRHFREQVLKEAKPLYEEGQPL; encoded by the coding sequence GTGGCCCAAGAGGTCTTAGGCCCCATCTCCAAGGCCCTCAGCCAGGTGTGCCGCCCTTTTGGCGTACGGCGCCTTTGGGTATTCGGTTCCTTTGCCCGGGGGGAGGCGGACGAACAAAGCGACCTGGACCTCCTGGTGGAGTTCTACCCCGAAAAGGTGCCCGGCCTAGACTTTTTCCGGCTAGAAGAGGAGCTTGCCCGCCTCTTTGGCAGGCGGGTAGACCTCCACACGGCAAGAAGCCTGGGCCGCCACTTCCGCGAGCAGGTCCTAAAGGAGGCCAAACCCCTTTATGAGGAAGGCCAGCCTCTCTGA
- a CDS encoding DUF86 domain-containing protein, which translates to MPGQAARGLSPAWQSRYPHVPWRSIADLRNRLIHD; encoded by the coding sequence ATCCCAGGGCAAGCAGCCAGGGGTCTTTCCCCAGCTTGGCAGAGCCGGTACCCTCATGTCCCCTGGCGGAGCATCGCCGACCTGCGCAACCGGCTTATCCATGATTGA
- a CDS encoding DUF503 domain-containing protein has translation MKAYLGLYTARLETPARSLKEKRALIKPALERVKARFPVSAARLYGLDAWGFEVVGLSLLGNDPAWVEETLREAARFLAYQGAFRVALEEFRLEAFELDGLV, from the coding sequence ATGAAAGCCTATCTGGGCCTCTACACCGCAAGGCTGGAAACCCCGGCCCGTAGCCTCAAGGAAAAGCGCGCCCTTATCAAGCCGGCCCTGGAGCGGGTCAAGGCCCGCTTCCCCGTCTCCGCGGCCCGGCTTTATGGCCTGGACGCCTGGGGCTTTGAGGTGGTGGGCCTGAGCCTCCTGGGCAACGACCCCGCGTGGGTGGAGGAAACCCTTAGGGAGGCTGCCCGTTTTCTGGCCTACCAGGGGGCCTTCCGGGTGGCCTTGGAGGAGTTCCGCCTCGAGGCCTTCGAGCTGGACGGCCTGGTCTAG
- a CDS encoding thiolase family protein: MQEVYIVSAVRTPIGKFGGAFKDVSPVELGAHAMRAALARAGVEGKELDLYVFGNVLRAGHGQLLPRQAALKAGIPKEVDGYQVDMVCASGMMAVMNAVQFLRTGEARLALAGGMESMSQAGFYLSHRARWGYKFLMGAPESLQDILLRDGLSDPFSGEAMGEQAERLAQDYGVSREEVDEAAYLSHKRAAEATEKGFFAQELAPMELPGRKGTVVVDKDEGIRPETTLESLSALKPAFRKEGILTAGNASQISDGAAALLLASEEAVRAHGLKPIARVLGGAWAAGEAWRFPEAPIPAVRRLLDRLGMRVEDFGLFENNEAFALNNVLFHRLLGVPYERLNVFGGAVALGHPIGASGARILVTLLNALRVKGEERGLAAICHGTGGSTALAVELV; the protein is encoded by the coding sequence ATGCAGGAGGTCTACATCGTTTCCGCGGTGCGCACCCCCATCGGGAAGTTTGGGGGGGCGTTTAAGGACGTAAGCCCGGTGGAGCTGGGGGCCCACGCCATGCGGGCGGCCTTGGCCCGGGCGGGGGTGGAGGGGAAGGAGCTGGACCTCTACGTGTTTGGGAACGTGCTTCGGGCCGGGCACGGGCAGCTACTTCCCCGGCAGGCGGCCCTGAAGGCGGGCATCCCCAAGGAGGTGGACGGGTACCAGGTGGACATGGTCTGCGCCTCGGGGATGATGGCGGTGATGAACGCCGTGCAGTTCCTGCGCACGGGGGAGGCAAGGCTGGCCCTGGCCGGGGGGATGGAGTCCATGAGCCAGGCGGGGTTTTACCTCTCCCATAGGGCCCGGTGGGGGTACAAGTTCCTCATGGGGGCTCCGGAAAGCCTCCAGGACATCCTCCTCAGGGATGGCCTGTCGGACCCCTTCTCGGGGGAGGCCATGGGGGAGCAGGCGGAAAGGCTGGCCCAGGACTACGGGGTGAGCCGGGAGGAGGTGGACGAGGCCGCCTACCTTTCCCACAAGCGGGCGGCGGAGGCCACGGAGAAGGGCTTTTTTGCCCAGGAGTTGGCCCCCATGGAGCTTCCCGGGAGGAAGGGGACGGTGGTGGTGGACAAGGACGAGGGCATCCGCCCCGAGACCACCCTCGAGTCCCTTTCGGCCCTGAAGCCGGCCTTCCGGAAGGAGGGCATCCTCACCGCCGGGAACGCCAGCCAGATCTCCGACGGGGCGGCAGCGCTCCTTTTGGCCTCGGAGGAGGCGGTGAGGGCCCATGGCCTGAAGCCCATCGCCCGGGTGCTGGGGGGAGCCTGGGCGGCAGGGGAGGCCTGGCGCTTCCCCGAGGCCCCCATTCCCGCGGTGAGGCGCCTTTTGGACCGGCTTGGCATGCGGGTGGAGGATTTCGGCCTCTTTGAGAACAACGAGGCCTTCGCCCTGAACAACGTGCTCTTCCACCGGCTCTTGGGGGTGCCCTACGAGCGCCTGAACGTCTTCGGGGGGGCGGTGGCCCTGGGCCACCCCATCGGGGCCAGCGGGGCCAGGATCCTGGTCACCCTGCTGAACGCCCTGAGGGTGAAGGGGGAGGAGCGGGGCCTGGCCGCCATCTGCCATGGGACGGGGGGGTCCACGGCCTTGGCGGTGGAGCTGGTCTAG
- a CDS encoding GspH/FimT family protein, which translates to MRTGAFTLLELLVILGILGVLVGLGLPLLSPNRLALDAAARSLAAQVTRARLEAIRQNSFAGLMVYTQGAGGYAVFLDRNGNRVYDPGEEVHLVRFGQGDWARVRLDPSRSTLGNMPILFDPRGLPAKPITGTIGLTSGTATRKVVVSQQGRARVE; encoded by the coding sequence ATGCGCACGGGCGCCTTTACCCTTCTTGAGCTTTTGGTCATCCTGGGGATCCTGGGAGTGCTCGTGGGACTGGGACTTCCCCTCCTTTCCCCAAACCGCCTGGCCCTGGACGCCGCCGCCCGCTCCCTGGCGGCGCAAGTGACCCGGGCCAGGCTGGAGGCCATCCGGCAAAACAGCTTTGCTGGCCTGATGGTCTACACCCAGGGGGCAGGGGGGTATGCCGTCTTCCTGGACCGAAACGGGAACCGGGTTTACGACCCGGGCGAAGAGGTCCATCTGGTGCGCTTTGGCCAGGGCGACTGGGCCCGGGTGCGGCTAGACCCCAGCCGGAGCACCCTGGGCAATATGCCCATCCTGTTCGACCCCAGAGGCCTTCCCGCCAAGCCCATTACCGGCACCATAGGCCTCACCTCCGGCACCGCCACCCGCAAAGTGGTCGTCAGCCAGCAAGGCCGTGCCCGGGTGGAGTAA
- a CDS encoding GspH/FimT family pseudopilin translates to MRWRHGFSLIELVILLAVLGVVLALSAGILNPDRQAVNQAAQSLAAQVTRARLEAIRQNAFAGLVFFTTGNGGYLVFVDRNGNRTYDTNEAIQTITFGQGDWGRVKLAQVSGGTSLVFDTRGIPTGFIQIETILSNRQGTYSKTVQISPQGRAAIQ, encoded by the coding sequence GTGAGATGGCGCCATGGCTTTTCCCTGATAGAACTCGTCATCCTCCTGGCGGTTTTGGGGGTGGTGCTGGCCCTGAGTGCCGGTATCCTCAACCCCGACCGCCAAGCGGTAAACCAAGCAGCCCAGTCCTTGGCCGCCCAGGTAACCCGGGCCCGGCTCGAGGCTATACGGCAAAACGCTTTCGCTGGTTTGGTCTTCTTTACCACTGGAAACGGAGGGTACTTGGTTTTTGTAGATAGGAATGGCAACAGAACCTACGATACTAACGAAGCGATCCAAACCATCACGTTTGGCCAAGGGGACTGGGGGCGGGTAAAGCTCGCCCAAGTTTCAGGTGGGACTTCCTTAGTTTTTGATACCCGGGGCATTCCCACCGGCTTCATCCAGATTGAGACAATCCTTAGCAACCGACAAGGAACCTATAGCAAAACCGTGCAGATCTCGCCGCAAGGGAGGGCGGCTATCCAATGA
- a CDS encoding type IV pilus modification PilV family protein, with product MRRQGLTLLETLIALAVLGIAFGALLMSQLSNLRVSAQSRYATDAKAAAVRVLEQKSAEVLKSEILPSPDPKIDDPQTGRSFYFVDYYYRCPTSVNPPPELRGNSTNNLRNVACEGEEQQGNVKVDWRISGESGILGEGVVTIVVTATHDRGPTVTMGRRVTCYDVYPSPTNDKPAPCPPPGGGRP from the coding sequence ATGAGAAGACAAGGGCTAACCCTGCTGGAAACCCTTATCGCTTTGGCTGTTTTAGGCATTGCCTTTGGGGCGCTACTCATGAGCCAGCTATCCAATCTACGGGTTTCGGCCCAAAGCCGTTACGCCACCGATGCCAAAGCGGCAGCGGTGAGGGTGTTGGAGCAGAAGTCCGCCGAGGTGCTAAAAAGCGAAATCCTTCCCTCACCTGACCCGAAAATAGACGATCCCCAGACCGGGCGGAGCTTCTACTTTGTGGATTACTACTATCGTTGCCCCACCTCAGTAAACCCTCCCCCTGAGCTCAGAGGAAACAGCACCAACAATCTTCGGAACGTAGCCTGCGAAGGGGAAGAACAGCAGGGGAACGTCAAGGTGGACTGGCGTATCTCCGGCGAGAGTGGCATCTTGGGCGAAGGAGTGGTGACCATCGTGGTTACGGCCACACATGACCGTGGGCCCACAGTGACCATGGGAAGGCGGGTAACTTGCTATGACGTCTATCCCTCCCCCACCAACGACAAGCCCGCCCCCTGCCCCCCTCCCGGAGGAGGTAGGCCATGA
- a CDS encoding PilW family protein: protein MRRRGFTLVEVLVALAILVVILGLATRYFTENAELARETQARSELQDRVRMVMQVVSGDLQMAGATYWNQGAENRGFTLPSGHVLEGIDGGPKDSIKISYVTSLRDSSQACRSVEYAFQGDTLLRSDVNATPTSGRDCLAPDPSFQPLADGIAALDIRYLCSNGQSGNTSDCGSDAYPRSAIVEVVGYSLSPMKVAGPQTITTVSGASFACPAGRGCYALRQEVLLPNLKPLPE from the coding sequence ATGAGGCGTAGGGGTTTCACCTTGGTGGAAGTCCTGGTAGCCTTGGCCATTTTGGTGGTGATCCTTGGCCTAGCCACGCGATATTTCACCGAAAATGCGGAGCTGGCCCGGGAGACCCAGGCCCGAAGCGAACTTCAAGACCGGGTGCGCATGGTAATGCAGGTGGTCAGTGGAGACCTCCAGATGGCCGGGGCAACCTATTGGAACCAAGGTGCTGAGAATAGAGGTTTCACGCTACCTAGCGGGCACGTCTTGGAAGGAATAGACGGCGGGCCCAAGGATTCTATTAAGATTTCCTACGTCACCAGCCTGCGAGATTCCAGCCAAGCTTGCCGTAGCGTGGAATACGCCTTCCAGGGCGATACCCTGCTACGGAGCGACGTTAATGCTACCCCCACCAGCGGAAGGGACTGTTTGGCACCAGACCCTTCTTTTCAACCTTTAGCGGACGGCATAGCCGCTTTAGACATCCGCTATCTGTGTAGCAACGGACAAAGCGGGAACACCTCCGATTGCGGCTCCGATGCCTACCCCCGCTCCGCCATCGTAGAGGTGGTGGGGTATTCCCTAAGCCCCATGAAGGTTGCCGGGCCCCAAACGATTACCACGGTTTCGGGTGCAAGTTTTGCCTGTCCTGCAGGACGCGGCTGTTATGCCCTTAGGCAGGAAGTGCTATTGCCCAACCTGAAACCCTTGCCTGAGTAA
- a CDS encoding pilus assembly PilX N-terminal domain-containing protein — protein sequence MRTQGIALVATLALMALITLLVFGTFFRTQIELWVTRNDTTSVQAFYAAEAGLQKYKAVLFQQYVWREQQINTGGGAGCYSSLVTGVDLHRNGTLLTFTDNRIVLAQNENVLDANGNPVGQYTVTLIRDAQDGELFTLVSRGTSSGAKATVQATFRLSNSGYLEQAIFAGTGQANRWLNGGATIRGGIYIVGNPSNPDQYVIESNGNFTLYNRYDLTTYPGIANLVESSYQRVSDLCASVRVQYGKISVGGSTQIGEPNNKVKGVFVGRGTQDITGQNVNVCQNNKGVCTEAMGPFDLSNPPPFPTLDAKLDSDTCSSYSTWRACLQDKAALRIERIGNTLNLLQPTQVTLQPSCLSSMLSGTLTLDQGNIDCTFTRLDGTRGGFRYSYSSGQGVLEVYGDITLEGLNVVFERPIAYRALSGDEKKATFAVLAKDGQGGNLDINGNLLPDASHGKFPNHVLGIVAEKDVYQRGQYVMAPVYAGGTFRVVKDNVLFGTVISNQFCTTSAGNQTNCNAGQKAEVVYIRIPQQNRPVLMPSLKGGVPTFKVLSYERR from the coding sequence ATGCGCACGCAAGGCATTGCCCTAGTAGCCACCTTAGCCTTAATGGCCCTCATCACCCTTCTGGTCTTTGGCACCTTCTTTCGGACCCAGATTGAGCTTTGGGTTACCCGAAACGATACTACCTCCGTTCAAGCCTTCTATGCCGCCGAAGCCGGCCTTCAGAAGTACAAGGCCGTGCTTTTCCAACAATACGTTTGGCGCGAGCAGCAGATAAATACCGGAGGGGGAGCTGGGTGCTACTCCTCCTTAGTCACGGGTGTAGACCTTCATCGCAACGGAACCCTCCTTACCTTTACCGACAACCGAATCGTCCTGGCCCAAAACGAAAACGTGTTGGATGCCAACGGAAACCCTGTTGGCCAGTATACGGTTACCCTGATCCGAGATGCCCAGGACGGTGAGCTTTTTACCCTTGTTTCCCGGGGCACCTCTAGTGGAGCCAAAGCGACCGTACAAGCCACTTTCCGTCTCAGCAACAGCGGTTATCTAGAGCAAGCAATTTTTGCTGGAACAGGCCAGGCCAACCGCTGGCTGAACGGCGGGGCCACCATAAGGGGGGGTATTTACATCGTTGGCAACCCCAGCAATCCCGACCAATATGTCATAGAGAGCAACGGCAACTTTACCTTGTACAACCGCTATGACCTCACCACCTACCCTGGCATCGCCAATCTGGTGGAAAGCTCCTACCAGCGGGTGAGCGATCTGTGCGCTAGTGTGCGCGTTCAATATGGAAAAATCTCCGTAGGAGGAAGCACACAGATTGGAGAGCCCAACAACAAGGTCAAAGGGGTTTTTGTGGGAAGGGGCACCCAGGACATTACCGGGCAGAACGTAAACGTGTGCCAAAACAACAAGGGGGTGTGCACCGAGGCCATGGGGCCCTTTGACCTCTCCAATCCCCCACCCTTTCCCACTTTGGACGCAAAACTAGACTCGGACACTTGTAGTAGTTACTCCACGTGGCGCGCGTGCTTGCAGGATAAGGCGGCTTTGCGGATTGAGCGGATAGGTAACACCCTAAACTTACTCCAGCCTACTCAGGTTACCCTCCAGCCCTCATGCCTTAGCTCCATGCTTTCTGGAACCCTCACCCTGGATCAGGGGAACATAGACTGCACCTTTACCCGCCTGGACGGTACCAGGGGTGGCTTTAGGTACTCGTATTCCAGCGGGCAAGGGGTTCTGGAGGTATACGGAGACATAACGCTAGAGGGGCTGAATGTGGTCTTTGAGCGGCCAATAGCCTACAGGGCTCTTTCCGGCGATGAGAAGAAGGCTACTTTTGCTGTGCTGGCCAAGGACGGACAAGGAGGTAATTTGGATATAAATGGCAACCTCCTCCCCGATGCTTCCCACGGAAAGTTCCCCAATCATGTGTTGGGCATTGTCGCTGAAAAGGATGTCTACCAGAGAGGACAATATGTGATGGCCCCGGTATATGCTGGAGGAACTTTCCGGGTGGTAAAAGACAACGTTCTCTTTGGCACAGTAATCAGCAACCAGTTCTGCACCACCAGCGCCGGTAACCAAACCAACTGTAACGCTGGCCAAAAGGCTGAGGTGGTTTACATACGCATCCCACAACAAAACCGTCCCGTGCTTATGCCTAGCCTGAAAGGTGGCGTGCCAACCTTTAAGGTCCTTTCCTATGAGCGGCGTTAG
- a CDS encoding type II secretion system protein: protein MRNAKGFTLIELLIVIAIIGILAAVLVPNLLQARRTAQIRAEQAYAQNVYKVANAAIAENPNIAQNEVQKTCLNSYSVGAYSAGTAPQTLTTCDVTYDPTTQVVTVTYGGATNPNETIGQ from the coding sequence ATGCGTAACGCAAAAGGCTTCACCCTGATTGAGCTTCTGATCGTCATCGCCATCATCGGTATCCTGGCAGCGGTCCTGGTACCCAACCTGCTCCAGGCCCGGCGCACAGCCCAGATCCGCGCGGAACAGGCTTACGCACAGAACGTCTACAAGGTTGCTAATGCCGCGATCGCTGAGAACCCCAACATTGCCCAGAACGAGGTCCAAAAAACTTGTCTGAATTCCTATAGCGTAGGCGCCTACAGTGCTGGCACGGCGCCCCAAACTCTGACCACCTGTGACGTTACCTACGACCCCACCACTCAGGTAGTTACAGTGACATACGGCGGCGCTACCAATCCCAACGAAACTATAGGCCAGTAG
- a CDS encoding nucleotidyltransferase family protein → MRTRIGPYREELRERFGVEAFYHFGSSARGEAGEESDVDFLVRFSARPVSWAIWA, encoded by the coding sequence GTGAGGACCAGGATAGGGCCTTACCGGGAGGAGTTGAGGGAACGGTTTGGGGTGGAGGCCTTTTACCATTTTGGCTCCTCGGCTCGAGGGGAGGCGGGGGAGGAAAGCGATGTGGACTTTTTGGTCCGTTTTTCCGCCCGCCCGGTTTCCTGGGCTATATGGGCTTGA
- a CDS encoding chromosome segregation protein ScpA → MIRLEVPGFSGTPQELREALRRGRISPRALPVLAIVEQALSQVPEDLKERSELLPILAELLVLRLSPERALAPREEGEEASLVRALLDLSETVAFLEERLRRRSRLIPVPPPPLPKPALRLPPRALAEAARPFRKAVLALGRERFGLMEAWARIKAFLKGRLAFHQLPLRTWEEKAVGFAALLEAHRLGRVALEQAENFGPLWLVAREREEEAPFPPSPAQLGREGGFLGGG, encoded by the coding sequence GTGATCCGCCTCGAGGTCCCCGGGTTTTCCGGCACCCCCCAGGAGTTGCGGGAGGCCTTGAGGCGGGGGCGTATCTCCCCCAGGGCTTTACCCGTGCTCGCCATCGTGGAGCAGGCCCTTTCCCAGGTCCCCGAGGACCTAAAGGAGAGAAGCGAGCTCCTCCCCATCCTGGCGGAGTTGCTGGTCCTGAGGCTTTCCCCGGAAAGGGCCCTTGCCCCCAGGGAGGAAGGGGAGGAGGCCTCCCTGGTGCGGGCGCTTTTGGACCTTTCGGAGACCGTGGCCTTTTTGGAGGAGCGGCTTAGGAGGCGCTCCCGCCTGATCCCCGTCCCCCCTCCTCCCCTTCCCAAGCCCGCCCTCCGCCTTCCACCCCGGGCCCTGGCCGAGGCGGCAAGGCCCTTTAGGAAAGCGGTCTTGGCCCTGGGCCGGGAGCGGTTTGGCCTCATGGAGGCCTGGGCTCGGATCAAGGCCTTCCTGAAGGGGCGTCTGGCCTTTCACCAGCTCCCCTTGAGGACCTGGGAGGAGAAGGCCGTGGGCTTCGCCGCCCTCTTGGAGGCCCACCGCCTGGGGAGGGTGGCGCTGGAGCAGGCGGAGAACTTTGGCCCCCTCTGGCTGGTGGCCAGGGAGAGGGAAGAGGAGGCGCCCTTTCCCCCCTCTCCCGCCCAGCTGGGCAGGGAAGGGGGCTTCCTTGGGGGCGGATAG
- the trpS gene encoding tryptophan--tRNA ligase has product MTRVLSGIQPSGEIHIGNYLGAIKQWVELGERLGREAFFCIVDYHALTNPLAYDPSTLARRTFEAALVNMAAGLNPENVTLFVQSHVPEHTELSWVFTTITPLGDLTRMTQFKDKAAKQEAVWSGLLMYPVLQAADILIYKADTVPVGEDQVQHIELTREIARRFNALFGETFPEPEALLNPEAPRVPGIDGKAKMSKSLGNTIGLLEEEGSIWEKIRHLPDDPQRIRLSDPGDPGRTVVFTYLSYFAPKELVEVLKEEYRKAGIGTLVVKRVLFEEMMKVLRPIRERAEELRKDPDYVMDALLEGARRARAVAQATMEEVREKVGLLLPSKRPVYR; this is encoded by the coding sequence ATGACGCGGGTTCTTTCCGGCATCCAGCCCTCGGGGGAGATCCACATCGGCAACTACCTGGGGGCCATCAAACAGTGGGTGGAGCTGGGGGAGCGCCTGGGGCGGGAGGCCTTTTTCTGCATCGTGGACTACCACGCCCTCACCAACCCCCTGGCCTACGACCCCTCGACCTTGGCCCGGCGCACCTTTGAGGCCGCCTTGGTGAACATGGCGGCGGGCCTCAACCCGGAAAATGTCACCCTCTTCGTCCAGTCCCATGTGCCCGAGCACACGGAGCTTTCCTGGGTTTTCACCACCATAACCCCCTTGGGGGACCTCACCCGCATGACCCAGTTCAAGGACAAGGCCGCCAAGCAGGAGGCGGTGTGGAGCGGGCTCCTCATGTACCCGGTCCTGCAGGCGGCGGATATCCTCATCTACAAGGCGGATACCGTCCCCGTGGGGGAGGACCAGGTGCAGCACATCGAGCTCACCCGGGAGATCGCCCGCCGCTTCAACGCCCTTTTCGGGGAAACCTTCCCCGAGCCCGAAGCCCTTCTCAACCCCGAGGCCCCCAGGGTGCCGGGCATAGACGGCAAGGCCAAGATGAGCAAGTCCCTGGGCAACACCATCGGCCTCCTGGAGGAGGAGGGGAGCATCTGGGAGAAGATCCGCCACCTTCCCGACGACCCCCAGCGCATCCGCCTCTCCGACCCCGGGGACCCGGGGCGGACCGTGGTGTTCACCTACCTTTCCTACTTCGCCCCCAAGGAGCTGGTGGAGGTCCTGAAGGAGGAGTACCGCAAGGCGGGGATCGGGACCTTGGTGGTGAAGCGGGTCCTCTTTGAGGAGATGATGAAGGTCCTCCGCCCCATCCGGGAGCGGGCGGAGGAGCTTAGGAAGGACCCGGACTACGTGATGGATGCCCTCCTCGAGGGGGCCAGGCGGGCCCGGGCCGTGGCCCAGGCCACCATGGAGGAGGTGCGGGAGAAGGTGGGGCTTCTTCTCCCCAGCAAGCGCCCCGTGTACCGGTGA
- a CDS encoding apolipoprotein A1/A4/E family protein, translated as MTTEERLYKLEGIVEGVMATLPERITSLENRMDLLRQELKGDIAGLRQEFKGEMASLRQELKAEMGALEGRLGEQMASLRQELKGDMASLRQELKGDMASLRQELKGDINTALNRLMLYFSALAVILALLTLWR; from the coding sequence ATGACCACGGAGGAGCGGCTTTACAAGCTGGAAGGGATCGTGGAAGGGGTGATGGCCACCCTTCCGGAGCGCATAACTTCCCTGGAAAACCGCATGGACCTCCTGCGCCAAGAGCTTAAGGGCGACATAGCGGGCCTGCGCCAGGAGTTTAAGGGCGAGATGGCCTCCCTGCGCCAGGAGCTCAAGGCGGAGATGGGGGCTTTGGAGGGCCGGCTTGGGGAGCAGATGGCCTCCTTGCGGCAGGAGCTGAAGGGGGATATGGCCTCCCTGCGCCAGGAGCTAAAGGGAGATATGGCTTCCTTGCGTCAGGAGCTCAAGGGGGACATCAACACCGCCCTAAACCGGCTCATGCTCTACTTCAGCGCCCTGGCGGTAATCCTCGCCCTCCTCACCCTTTGGCGCTAG
- the leuC gene encoding 3-isopropylmalate dehydratase large subunit: MGKTLYEKVWEAHEVRKLRSGQSQLFIDLHLLHEVTSPQAFGMLKDLGLRVRYPHRTFATVDHIVPTHDRTEPFQDPLAQSMLEALRQNTREHGITFFDLGSGNQGIVHVIGPQLGLTQPGMTIACGDSHTSTHGAFGAVAFGIGTSQVRDVLATQTLAAQKLKVRRINIEGKLSPGVYAKDVILHIIRHLGVKGGLGYAYEYGGSAVEAMDMESRMTLCNMSIEGGARIGYVNPDETTFAYLEGRPYSPKGAEWEEAKRRWKSFASDPDATYHDVVTFRAEEIPPTVTWGINPGQAVPIDGRIPLLEELPPEERPVAEEALAYMGLKPGQPIKGVPIQVAFIGSCTNARLSDLREVARYLKGHQVKKGVRALVVPGSEWVAKKAEEEGIAEVFREAGFEWRNPGCSMCLAMNPDRLQGDELAASSSNRNYKGRMGSPKGRTVLMSPLMVAAAAVAGEIADAREVFGIGR, from the coding sequence ATGGGAAAAACGCTTTACGAGAAGGTATGGGAGGCGCACGAGGTAAGGAAGCTCCGAAGCGGGCAAAGCCAGCTTTTCATCGACCTGCACCTCCTGCACGAGGTGACGAGCCCCCAGGCCTTCGGGATGCTTAAGGACCTCGGCCTTAGGGTACGCTACCCCCACCGCACCTTCGCTACCGTGGACCACATCGTCCCCACCCACGACCGCACCGAGCCCTTCCAGGACCCCTTGGCCCAGAGCATGCTGGAGGCCCTGCGCCAGAACACCAGGGAGCACGGCATCACCTTCTTCGACCTGGGAAGCGGGAACCAAGGCATCGTGCACGTGATCGGCCCCCAGCTGGGCCTGACCCAGCCCGGGATGACCATCGCCTGCGGGGACTCCCACACCTCCACCCACGGGGCCTTCGGGGCCGTGGCCTTCGGCATCGGCACCAGCCAGGTGCGGGACGTCCTCGCCACCCAGACCCTGGCGGCCCAGAAGCTTAAGGTGCGGCGCATCAACATCGAGGGGAAGCTTTCCCCCGGGGTCTACGCCAAGGACGTGATCCTGCACATCATCCGCCACCTGGGGGTGAAGGGAGGGTTGGGGTACGCCTACGAGTACGGGGGAAGCGCGGTGGAGGCCATGGATATGGAAAGCCGCATGACCCTGTGCAACATGTCCATTGAGGGCGGGGCCCGCATCGGCTACGTTAACCCCGACGAGACCACCTTTGCCTACCTGGAAGGCCGGCCCTATAGCCCCAAGGGAGCGGAGTGGGAGGAGGCCAAGCGGCGCTGGAAAAGCTTCGCCTCTGACCCCGACGCCACCTACCACGACGTGGTCACCTTCCGGGCGGAGGAGATCCCCCCCACGGTCACCTGGGGCATCAACCCCGGGCAGGCGGTGCCCATAGACGGGAGGATTCCCCTTTTGGAGGAGCTTCCCCCAGAGGAGCGCCCGGTGGCCGAGGAGGCCTTGGCCTACATGGGCCTTAAGCCCGGCCAGCCCATCAAGGGAGTACCCATCCAGGTGGCCTTCATCGGCAGCTGCACCAACGCCCGGCTTTCCGACCTGCGGGAGGTGGCCCGCTACCTCAAGGGCCACCAGGTGAAGAAGGGGGTGCGGGCCCTGGTGGTGCCGGGGTCGGAGTGGGTGGCCAAGAAGGCGGAAGAGGAGGGCATCGCCGAGGTCTTCCGGGAGGCGGGGTTTGAGTGGCGGAACCCGGGGTGCTCCATGTGCCTGGCCATGAACCCCGACCGCCTGCAGGGAGACGAGCTGGCGGCCAGCTCCTCCAACCGCAACTACAAGGGAAGGATGGGAAGCCCCAAGGGACGCACGGTGCTCATGAGCCCCCTCATGGTGGCGGCGGCGGCGGTGGCGGGGGAGATCGCCGACGCCCGGGAAGTGTTTGGGATCGGGAGGTAA